The following are encoded together in the Bradyrhizobium sp. CCGUVB1N3 genome:
- the leuD gene encoding 3-isopropylmalate dehydratase small subunit → MDKFTTLEGVAAPLKIINVDTDMIIPKQYLKTIKRTGLGKGLFSEQRYKDDGSENPDFVLNQPAYRNAKVMVAGDNFGCGSSREHAPWALLDFGIRCVISTSFGDIFYNNCFKNGILPIRVSQEDLDKLFDDAERGANATLTIDLPNQEIRGPDGGKVKFEIDPFRKHCLINGLDDIGLTMEKKASIDTYEEKLKRERAWA, encoded by the coding sequence ATGGACAAATTCACCACGCTGGAAGGCGTCGCGGCGCCGCTGAAGATCATCAATGTCGACACCGACATGATCATTCCGAAGCAGTATCTGAAGACCATCAAGCGCACCGGCCTTGGCAAGGGGCTTTTCTCCGAGCAGCGCTACAAGGACGACGGCAGCGAGAATCCGGATTTCGTGCTCAACCAGCCGGCTTACCGCAACGCCAAGGTGATGGTTGCCGGCGACAATTTCGGCTGCGGCTCGAGCCGCGAGCACGCGCCCTGGGCGCTGCTCGACTTCGGCATCCGCTGCGTGATCTCGACCTCGTTCGGCGACATCTTCTACAACAACTGCTTCAAGAACGGCATTCTGCCGATCCGCGTCTCGCAGGAAGACCTCGACAAGCTGTTCGACGATGCCGAGCGCGGCGCCAATGCAACGCTCACCATCGACCTGCCCAACCAGGAGATCCGCGGCCCCGACGGCGGCAAGGTCAAGTTCGAGATCGATCCGTTCCGCAAGCACTGCCTGATCAACGGCCTCGACGATATTGGCCTGACGATGGAGAAGAAGGCCTCGATCGACACCTACGAGGAAAAGCTCAAGCGCGAGCGCGCCTGGGCTTGA